In Macrobrachium rosenbergii isolate ZJJX-2024 chromosome 48, ASM4041242v1, whole genome shotgun sequence, one DNA window encodes the following:
- the LOC136831385 gene encoding digestive cysteine proteinase 2-like, producing MKFVLFLCGFALAAASQQWEDFKLTHAKAYTNAKEDLYRKAIFESNLKFVEEHNERFRKGEVTFDVAMNKFGDMTTEEFVAQMTGLDKVDYTEGMELANLPEKERADAIDWRDLGGVSEVKDQGACGSCWSFSTTGTVEGANFIKTGKLISLSEQQLVDCSKENAGCNGGVVQWAIDYIKSAGGITSEDSYPYEAVERSCRFDPSSVVATVTGYRSIPYGDEKTQASALHDQGPVSVCVDAGHLSFQLYRSGVYYEPNCKPRSINHGVLAVGYGTESGTDYWIIKNSWGTGWGMSGYMKLTRNQNNHCGVATQSCYALA from the exons ATGAAGTTCGTCCTTTTCCTCTGTGGCTTTGCCCTGGCTGCTGCCAGCCAACAATGGGAAGACTTCAAG CTGACCCATGCAAAGGCGTACACCAACGCCAAGGAGGACCTCTACAGGAAGGCCATTTTCGAGAGCAACCTTAAATTCGTCGAGGAACATAATGAACGCTTCCGAAAGGGCGAAGTCACCTTCGACGTTGCTATGAACAAGTTCGGTGACATG aCCACAGAGGAATTCGTAGCCCAGATGACTGGACTGGATAAAGTGGATTATACAGAGGGAATGGAACTCGCCAATCTCCCTGAGAAGGAAAGAGCTGACGCCATCGACTGGAGAGATCTTGGTGGTGTCAGTGAAGTGAAGGATCAGGGAGCTTGTGGGTCCTGCTGGTCCTTCTCCACT ACAGGAACAGTGGAAGGAGCCAATTTCATCAAAACTGGCAAGCTGATCAGTTTGTCTGAACAGCAGCTCGTTGACTGTTCCAAAGAGAACGCCGGATGCAATGGAGGTGTTGTCCAGTGGGCCATCGATTACATCAAGTCTGCCGGTGGTATCACAAGTGAAGACTCTTACCCCTACGAGGCCGTT gaaaggaGCTGCCGTTTCGATCCTTCAAGTGTTGTCGCCACAGTCACAGGATACAGAAGTATTCCTTATGGTGATGAGAAAACTCAGGCTTCAGCTCTCCATGACCAAGGTCCCGTTAGTGTCTGTGTTGATGCTGGACATTTATCCTTCCAGCTTTACAGATCAG gtgTCTACTATGAACCCAATTGCAAACCACGCTCTATCAACCATGGTGTTTTGGCTGTTGGTTATGGAACGGAGTCTGGCACCGATTACTGGATCATCAAGAACTCGTGGGGCACTGGATGGGGCATGAGTGGGTACATGAAGCTCACAAGAAACCAAAACAACCACTGTGGTGTGGCCACTCAGTCTTGCTATGCCCTTGCCTAA